Proteins from a single region of Apium graveolens cultivar Ventura chromosome 7, ASM990537v1, whole genome shotgun sequence:
- the LOC141671912 gene encoding U-box domain-containing protein 19 has protein sequence MMEESELGETTSTTTVETLVHKLSSVSEQTRTESLCKLRLLSKNEPDTRPMIISAGAIPYISESLYSPCPVSQENSAATLLNLSIHDRHSVMSTNGLLDALSHALRNPTSPSASQSTSALLFSLLMEDHFRPIIGSKRDIIYALVDLIRNASSHPRSVKDALKALFGICLCQGNRGTVIELGAVPVLFSLVMKDGRVGIVEDVTAVIGQVAGCQQAWEEFGKVGGVGVLVDLLDLSTGCSYRIKENAVSGLLNLVEYGREEVVDSLRTVGTGLVNGISEVVNNGSVKGKSKASALLKMLHGAASCDHLDSSFQIFQTVSSS, from the coding sequence ATGATGGAAGAATCTGAGCTTGGAGAAACAACGTCAACAACAACAGTAGAAACACTTGTACACAAACTAAGCTCCGTTTCCGAACAAACCCGAACCGAGTCTCTTTGCAAGCTCCGTCTCCTCTCCAAAAACGAGCCGGATACCCGACCCATGATCATCTCCGCCGGCGCCATTCCTTACATCTCCGAATCTCTTTATTCCCCCTGTCCCGTTTCCCAAGAAAACTCCGCCGCCACTCTTCTTAATCTCTCTATTCACGATCGCCATTCCGTCATGTCTACTAATGGCCTTCTCGACGCTCTTTCTCACGCGCTTCGTAATCCTACCAGTCCTTCTGCTTCTCAATCCACCTCCGCTCTTTTGTTTAGTTTGTTGATGGAAGATCACTTCCGTCCTATTATCGGATCCAAACGCGATATTATTTATGCTCTTGTTGACTTGATTAGGAATGCTAGCTCTCATCCCAGGTCGGTTAAGGACGCGTTGAAGGCCTTGTTTGGGATTTGTTTGTGCCAAGGGAATAGAGGCACTGTGATTGAGTTGGGGGCTGTTCCGGTTTTGTTTTCCTTGGTTATGAAAGACGGGAGGGTTGGAATTGTTGAAGATGTCACCGCCGTTATTGGACAGGTTGCGGGCTGTCAGCAAGCCTGGGAGGAGTTTGGGAAGGTTGGCGGTGTGGGTGTGTTGGTTGATTTGTTGGATTTGTCGACGGGGTGTAGTTATAGGATTAAGGAGAATGCGGTTTCCGGGTTGTTGAATTTGGTGGAGTATGGGAGGGAAGAGGTTGTGGACAGTTTAAGGACTGTGGGGACGGGTTTGGTTAATGGGATTTCCGAGGTTGTCAACAACGGGAGTGTTAAGGGGAAGAGTAAGGCCAGTGCGTTGTTGAAGATGCTTCATGGTGCTGCCTCCTGTGATCACTTGGATTCGTCGTTTCAAATTTTTCAAACTGTGTCTTCTTCGTAG